From one Streptomyces sp. Q6 genomic stretch:
- the eccE gene encoding type VII secretion protein EccE, whose product MASATRTRSRSQSGSRSRSRSGDPSQQGSPPPSQMSHIPAQNSRTGNAQAPYRGPVSPHLKSRSGRGGSFGVQRLVMIELAGALVVVGWVIGTVALIATGAVAALLLLLALVRRRGRSLPEWLGTVLALRSRRRRAASTPVPPGTEPGLAPAVECDPSLRTYSLNRGDDRDQRPVGMVGDGGFLTAVLQVESDATALRAERSRRPLPVAIVRDALEVDDITLESAQVVLHTQPAPALHLPQQSVAVSNYAPLQAQTGSPAVRITWIALKLDPELCPEAVAARGGGVVGAQKCLARVAEHLSSRLSGAGFRASVLTEEELVAAVATSACANPMVTAQAGRSEAPQRRTEEEGRSWRCDNRRHTTYWVRRWPQLGADTVQLPQLVAQLTTVPALATTFSLTLAKGDQQDVTMTGHMRITGRSDSELTTARRDLERAARQVRTGLVRLDREQLPGVLATLPLGGAR is encoded by the coding sequence ATGGCTTCCGCAACGCGGACTCGATCGCGGTCGCAATCGGGTTCACGGTCGAGATCACGATCGGGTGACCCCTCTCAGCAGGGCTCCCCGCCCCCTTCACAGATGTCACACATTCCTGCACAGAATTCCCGTACGGGAAATGCGCAGGCCCCCTATCGCGGTCCCGTTTCCCCGCATCTGAAGTCGCGTTCCGGACGCGGCGGTTCCTTCGGTGTGCAGCGGCTCGTGATGATCGAGCTGGCCGGCGCGCTCGTCGTGGTCGGCTGGGTGATCGGCACGGTCGCGCTCATCGCCACGGGTGCCGTCGCCGCCCTCCTTCTGCTCCTCGCTCTCGTACGACGCCGGGGGCGTTCCCTGCCGGAGTGGCTGGGCACCGTCCTCGCGCTGCGCTCCCGCCGCCGGCGCGCGGCGAGCACGCCGGTGCCGCCGGGGACCGAGCCGGGTCTGGCGCCCGCCGTGGAGTGCGACCCGAGCCTGCGCACGTACAGCCTCAACCGCGGTGACGACCGGGACCAGCGTCCGGTGGGCATGGTCGGTGACGGCGGGTTCCTGACCGCGGTCCTCCAGGTCGAGTCGGACGCGACCGCGCTGCGCGCCGAGCGCAGCCGCCGCCCGCTGCCCGTCGCGATCGTCCGGGACGCGCTCGAGGTGGACGACATCACGCTGGAGTCCGCGCAGGTCGTGCTGCACACGCAGCCCGCGCCCGCCCTGCACCTGCCCCAGCAGTCGGTGGCGGTCAGCAACTACGCGCCGTTGCAGGCGCAGACCGGTTCGCCCGCGGTGCGCATCACCTGGATCGCACTGAAGCTCGACCCCGAGCTCTGCCCGGAGGCCGTCGCCGCGCGCGGTGGCGGCGTGGTCGGGGCGCAGAAGTGCCTGGCGCGGGTCGCCGAGCACCTGTCCAGCCGGCTGAGCGGTGCCGGGTTCCGGGCGAGCGTGCTCACCGAGGAGGAGCTCGTCGCCGCGGTCGCCACGTCCGCGTGCGCGAACCCGATGGTGACCGCGCAGGCCGGGCGCAGCGAGGCGCCGCAGCGGCGGACCGAGGAGGAGGGCCGCAGCTGGCGCTGCGACAACCGCCGCCACACCACGTACTGGGTGCGCCGCTGGCCCCAACTGGGCGCGGACACTGTTCAGTTGCCCCAGCTCGTCGCGCAGCTGACCACGGTTCCCGCGCTGGCGACGACCTTCAGCCTGACTCTCGCCAAGGGCGACCAGCAGGATGTGACCATGACCGGCCACATGCGCATCACCGGCCGCAGCGACAGCGAGCTGACCACCGCGCGGCGCGATCTGGAGCGGGCCGCGCGCCAGGTGCGGACCGGCCTCGTGCGGCTCGACCGTGAACAACTGCCCGGCGTTCTGGCCACGTTGCCGCTCGGAGGTGCCCGCTGA